Proteins encoded in a region of the Procambarus clarkii isolate CNS0578487 chromosome 42, FALCON_Pclarkii_2.0, whole genome shotgun sequence genome:
- the LOC138373566 gene encoding golgin subfamily A member 6-like protein 22 — MNLGSASRQRDVNQQERDVNQEKIYVNQLERDVNQQEMGVNQQERYVNQQERGVNQQERDDRDVNQKEIDVNQQERAVNQYDMDINQYDRDVNQQMSGVNQQERAVNQQPRGVNQQERGVNQQEMDVNQQERGVYQQERDINQQERNINPQERGVNQQKRGVNQQERDGNQQERGVNQQENGINQQERDVNQQEMDVNQ, encoded by the exons atgaacctgggttcagcgtcacgacagagggatgtaaaccagcaagagagggatgtaaaccaGGAGAAGATATATGTAAACCAGCTGGAGAGGGATGTAAACCAGCAAGAGATGGGTGTAAACCAGCAGGAGAGGTATGTAAatcagcaggagaggggtgtaaaccagcaagagagggat GATAGGGATGTAAACCAGAAGGAGATAGATgtaaaccagcaggagagggcTGTAAACCAGTATGATATGGATATAAACCAGTATGATAGGGATGTAAACCAGCAGATGAGTGGGGTAAACCAACAAGAGAGGGCTGTAAACCAGCAACCGAGGGGTgtaaaccagcaggagaggggagtAAACCAGCAGGAGATGGATgtaaaccagcaggagaggggagtATACCAGCAAGAGAGGGATATAAACCAACAAGAAAGAAATATAAACCCGCAGGAGAGGGGAGTAAACCAGCAGAAGAGGGGTgtaaaccagcaggagagggatggaaaccagcaggagaggggtgtaaacCAGCAGGAGAATGGCataaaccagcaggagagggacgtAAACCAGCAAGAGATGGATGTAAACCAGTAA